A single Sphingomonas kaistensis DNA region contains:
- the rpoH gene encoding RNA polymerase sigma factor RpoH produces the protein MAQAKAVSIPAGAGEVGLNRYLSEIKKFPILAPEEEYMLAKRWREHNDTDAAAKLVNSHLRLVAKIAMGYRGYGLPVSELISEGNIGLMQGVKKFEPDRGFRLATYAMWWIRASIQEFILRSWSLVKMGTTAAQKKLFFNLRRMKNQIDAFEEGDLKPADVTKIATDLGVTEDEVISMNRRMGMGGDTSLNAPLKGDEGAESQWQDFLVDNGPLQDELVAEEEEKQVRHALLTAAMGSLNDREKYILTERRLADDPKTLEELSQVYGVSRERIRQIEVRAFEKLQAALMKSATEQRLLPAA, from the coding sequence ATGGCACAGGCAAAGGCAGTTTCGATCCCAGCAGGCGCCGGCGAAGTCGGACTCAACCGCTATCTGTCTGAGATCAAGAAGTTTCCGATCCTTGCACCGGAAGAAGAATATATGCTCGCCAAGCGCTGGCGCGAGCATAACGACACCGATGCGGCGGCGAAGTTGGTCAACAGCCACCTGCGACTCGTGGCCAAGATCGCCATGGGCTATCGCGGCTATGGCCTCCCAGTCAGCGAGCTGATCAGCGAAGGCAACATCGGCCTGATGCAGGGCGTCAAGAAGTTCGAGCCCGACCGGGGTTTCCGCCTGGCGACCTATGCCATGTGGTGGATCCGCGCGAGCATCCAGGAATTCATCCTGCGTTCGTGGTCCTTGGTGAAGATGGGCACCACCGCCGCGCAGAAGAAGTTGTTCTTCAATCTGCGCCGGATGAAGAACCAGATCGACGCGTTCGAGGAAGGCGATTTGAAGCCCGCCGACGTGACCAAGATCGCGACCGATCTTGGCGTCACCGAGGACGAGGTCATCTCGATGAACCGCCGCATGGGCATGGGCGGCGACACCAGCCTCAATGCGCCCCTGAAGGGCGACGAGGGTGCCGAAAGCCAGTGGCAGGACTTCCTCGTCGACAATGGCCCGCTGCAGGACGAGCTGGTCGCCGAGGAAGAAGAAAAGCAGGTGCGCCATGCGCTTCTGACGGCGGCGATGGGTTCGCTCAACGACCGTGAGAAGTACATTCTGACCGAGCGGCGCCTGGCCGACGATCCCAAGACGCTGGAGGAGCTCTCGCAGGTCTATGGCGTCAGCCGCGAACGGATCCGTCAGATCGAGGTGCGCGCGTTCGAAAAGCTGCAGGCCGCGCTGATGAAAAGCGCGACCGAGCAGCGGCTGCTGCCGGCGGCGTAG
- a CDS encoding RluA family pseudouridine synthase, with product MTGGSDIIDVALGAGHAGWRLDRALADALPTMSRERLKSLVKAGALDHAGKLVRDPALKVDGSEQFRLTVPQPEQASAAAQDIPLVIVHEDEHLLVVDKPAGLVVHPAAGNLDGTLVNALLHHCAGRLSGIGGVARPGIVHRIDKDTSGLLVVAKTDVAHEGLAKQFQAHTIERRYLAAVGGRPAKMEGSVDAALARSTHDRKKMAIVEADRGKRAVTHYKVLGVTNAAARIECRLETGRTHQVRVHMASIGHPLLGDPVYGRAPAQKLRELLNRLNFRRQALHAQKLGFVHPVTKDRLSFERAVPQDMQELFRALGV from the coding sequence ATGACCGGGGGGTCCGACATCATCGATGTGGCGCTGGGCGCCGGGCACGCAGGCTGGCGGCTCGACCGCGCGCTGGCCGATGCGCTGCCGACGATGAGCCGCGAGCGGTTGAAGAGCCTGGTCAAGGCAGGCGCGCTCGATCACGCGGGCAAGCTGGTTCGCGATCCTGCGCTCAAAGTCGATGGGTCCGAACAATTTCGCCTGACCGTGCCGCAGCCCGAACAGGCGAGCGCCGCGGCGCAGGACATCCCGCTGGTGATCGTCCACGAGGACGAGCATCTGCTGGTGGTCGACAAGCCCGCCGGGCTGGTGGTCCATCCCGCCGCCGGCAATCTCGACGGGACCTTGGTCAACGCCCTTCTCCACCATTGCGCCGGCCGCCTCAGCGGCATCGGCGGAGTGGCGCGGCCGGGGATCGTTCACCGGATCGACAAGGACACGAGCGGCCTGCTGGTGGTCGCCAAGACCGATGTCGCGCACGAGGGGCTGGCGAAGCAATTTCAGGCGCACACCATCGAACGGCGCTATCTGGCGGCGGTCGGCGGGCGTCCGGCCAAGATGGAAGGCAGCGTCGATGCCGCCCTCGCCCGCTCCACCCACGACCGCAAGAAAATGGCGATCGTCGAAGCGGATCGCGGCAAGCGGGCGGTGACCCACTATAAGGTATTGGGAGTGACCAATGCCGCCGCCAGGATCGAATGCCGGCTCGAGACCGGACGGACGCATCAGGTGCGGGTGCATATGGCGAGCATCGGGCATCCCCTGCTCGGCGACCCGGTCTATGGCCGCGCGCCGGCGCAGAAGCTGCGTGAATTATTGAACCGGCTCAACTTCCGGCGTCAGGCGTTGCACGCACAGAAACTCGGCTTCGTTCACCCGGTGACCAAAGACCGTCTGTCGTTCGAACGCGCCGTTCCGCAGGATATGCAGGAACTGTTCAGAGCGCTTGGGGTATAG
- a CDS encoding histidine phosphotransferase family protein, translating into MNAIELASLLCSRLCHDLLSPVGALNNGLELMADEQDPEMRERCLELLAESAKASAAKLKFFRLAFGAAGGFGEEIDTREARTALEGLFGADKKIELGWMVTADKLPKEAVKVLLNLALVAGDALVRGGRLDIGAERAANGTEIVIRAEGPRLLLDPNLRATLERGAAGTVEPRAAGAWLAHALITESKGKLQISPPDSPVLMIGAAF; encoded by the coding sequence ATGAATGCGATCGAACTCGCCAGTCTGCTTTGCTCCCGCCTGTGCCACGACCTCCTGAGTCCGGTCGGGGCGCTCAACAACGGCCTCGAGCTAATGGCCGACGAGCAGGATCCGGAGATGCGCGAGCGTTGTCTCGAGCTGCTCGCCGAAAGCGCCAAGGCCAGCGCGGCCAAGCTTAAATTCTTCCGCCTGGCGTTCGGCGCCGCGGGCGGTTTCGGCGAGGAGATCGACACCCGTGAAGCGCGCACCGCGCTCGAAGGGCTGTTCGGGGCCGACAAGAAGATCGAGCTCGGCTGGATGGTCACCGCCGACAAATTGCCCAAGGAAGCGGTCAAGGTGCTGCTCAACCTTGCGCTGGTTGCCGGCGATGCGCTGGTTCGCGGCGGTCGCCTCGACATCGGGGCGGAACGGGCGGCGAACGGGACCGAGATCGTGATCCGCGCCGAAGGGCCGCGCTTGCTGCTCGACCCCAATCTGCGCGCCACCCTCGAACGCGGCGCCGCCGGGACCGTCGAACCCCGCGCCGCCGGCGCCTGGCTCGCCCATGCCCTAATCACCGAATCCAAGGGCAAGCTCCAGATCTCGCCGCCCGACAGTCCGGTGCTGATGATCGGGGCGGCGTTCTAG
- the rplS gene encoding 50S ribosomal protein L19 gives MNLIQTLEREQIDELTAKRAIPEFRPGDTLRVGVRVVEGERTRVQNYEGVCIARSNKGIGSNFTVRKISFGEGVERVFPLYSPSIEEIAVVRRGVVRRAKLYYLRGRTGKSARIAERRDPRPAKNTATAAE, from the coding sequence GTGAACCTGATTCAGACCCTCGAGCGTGAGCAGATCGACGAGCTCACCGCCAAGCGCGCCATCCCCGAATTCCGTCCGGGCGACACGCTCCGCGTCGGCGTCCGCGTCGTCGAAGGCGAGCGCACCCGCGTCCAGAATTACGAGGGCGTCTGCATCGCCCGCTCGAACAAGGGCATCGGCTCCAACTTCACCGTGCGCAAGATCAGCTTCGGCGAAGGTGTCGAGCGCGTGTTCCCGCTCTACTCGCCGTCGATCGAAGAGATCGCCGTCGTCCGTCGCGGTGTCGTTCGCCGCGCCAAGCTGTATTACCTGCGTGGCCGCACCGGTAAGTCGGCCCGTATCGCCGAGCGCCGCGATCCGCGCCCGGCCAAGAACACCGCCACCGCCGCCGAATAA
- a CDS encoding M20/M25/M40 family metallo-hydrolase — protein sequence MRDTLSIRRLLLLGLIVAGLLLGMASTRWLTLPPTLRTETAAGEFDAVRAKARLARVLGDQAPHPADSAASDGVRDRLVAELVGLGLQPQVTDRFACNSLSKSSGVSCARVRNVRVTIGAQSRAKHLLINSHYDSSTVGPGASDAGLGVASMLEVLALMKDRPLVRPVTFLFNEGEELGLIGARAFLDADPLSGEVDTLINLEARGTTGPVNMFETSEPNASAVALYRQAVRNPVGNSLAVSAYRLIPNSTDVSTFLEDRDWLTLNFAPIGNETRYHSPGDDLAAMDPATLQHMGDQLLQVANGVAGQNGVDLRKRDGERLFMNVGTRWLFEISAFSPWLFAIALAVGLAADFISGRRRTPRREQLRVASAMPFLLLVLLLPLAAAWAGLGIVGMLREGQFWRAYPAATELAIYAGVIAFGLALLAAGKRWSVLQLRRAWWLLFIVIGIGFSVAAPGAIVYFAVPSLIYAIGIVAGRRWPVVETAAALFAALALWITLGAALGLIQDLINSGPLWILALFGGLVMMPWLIEAKPLLAGLRWSRAAGVAVAFAALAWVPAALAPAYSADRQQQWTLQYVVGAGPDQPFWSVVNDGKPLPEAWKKLGQWRLGTLPLGTRQRWLSPARPVEGLVPARAIAVETVARPGGRRVRLRLQSNGADSIALTAPAGAKLAGLGVPGQVRRIDAKRAKGPYSLSCTGRSCDGQVVELLVGPQPVKLQVTGTRWALPAAAAPLVAARPANARPQYSPDATITIERIRI from the coding sequence ATGCGTGACACCCTCTCGATACGCCGGCTGCTGCTGCTCGGATTGATTGTGGCCGGCTTGCTGCTGGGGATGGCGTCCACCCGCTGGCTGACCCTTCCGCCGACCCTTCGGACGGAGACTGCGGCGGGCGAGTTCGACGCGGTGCGGGCCAAGGCGCGGCTGGCACGCGTGCTGGGCGACCAAGCGCCCCACCCCGCCGACAGCGCGGCGAGCGATGGGGTCCGTGATCGCCTGGTCGCCGAATTGGTCGGTCTTGGCCTTCAGCCGCAGGTAACCGACCGCTTCGCCTGCAACAGCTTGAGCAAGTCGAGCGGCGTGTCCTGCGCGCGGGTGCGCAATGTGCGGGTGACGATCGGCGCGCAGTCGCGGGCCAAGCATCTGCTGATCAATTCGCATTACGATAGTTCGACGGTGGGACCAGGCGCGAGCGATGCCGGACTGGGTGTCGCGTCGATGCTCGAGGTGCTGGCGCTGATGAAGGATCGCCCGCTGGTGCGGCCGGTGACCTTCCTGTTCAACGAAGGCGAGGAACTGGGGCTGATCGGGGCGCGCGCTTTCCTCGATGCCGATCCGCTAAGCGGCGAGGTCGATACCCTCATCAACCTCGAGGCGCGGGGCACGACCGGCCCGGTCAACATGTTCGAAACGTCCGAGCCCAATGCATCGGCGGTGGCGCTGTACCGGCAAGCGGTGCGCAACCCGGTCGGCAACAGCCTGGCGGTGAGCGCCTACCGGCTGATCCCCAATTCGACCGATGTCAGTACCTTTCTCGAGGATCGCGACTGGCTGACGTTGAACTTCGCGCCGATCGGCAACGAGACGCGCTATCATTCGCCGGGCGACGATCTGGCGGCGATGGACCCGGCAACGTTGCAGCATATGGGCGACCAGTTGTTGCAGGTGGCGAACGGTGTGGCCGGACAGAATGGCGTCGACCTGCGCAAGCGCGACGGCGAGCGGCTGTTCATGAATGTCGGAACGCGCTGGCTGTTCGAGATCAGCGCTTTCTCGCCATGGCTTTTCGCGATCGCCCTAGCGGTGGGCCTCGCTGCTGATTTCATCAGCGGCCGCCGGCGGACACCGCGTCGTGAGCAGCTGCGGGTCGCCAGCGCCATGCCTTTCTTGCTTCTCGTCCTTCTGCTGCCGCTGGCGGCGGCTTGGGCGGGACTGGGCATTGTCGGGATGCTTCGTGAAGGGCAATTCTGGCGGGCTTATCCAGCAGCAACCGAACTCGCGATCTATGCTGGCGTGATCGCCTTCGGGCTCGCGCTGCTCGCGGCGGGCAAGCGATGGAGCGTTCTGCAGCTTCGCCGCGCCTGGTGGCTGCTGTTCATCGTCATTGGTATCGGCTTCAGCGTGGCCGCCCCCGGAGCGATTGTCTATTTTGCGGTGCCGTCCCTGATCTACGCGATTGGTATCGTCGCGGGCCGCCGCTGGCCGGTGGTCGAGACCGCCGCTGCCCTCTTCGCCGCGCTTGCACTGTGGATCACGCTAGGCGCAGCACTGGGCTTGATCCAGGACCTTATCAACAGCGGTCCGTTGTGGATTCTGGCGCTATTCGGGGGGCTTGTCATGATGCCGTGGCTGATCGAGGCGAAGCCGTTGCTGGCGGGCCTGCGCTGGTCGCGTGCAGCGGGGGTGGCGGTGGCGTTCGCTGCGCTCGCATGGGTGCCGGCAGCGCTCGCCCCGGCCTACAGCGCCGACCGGCAGCAGCAATGGACGCTGCAATATGTCGTCGGCGCCGGGCCGGATCAGCCCTTCTGGTCGGTGGTGAACGACGGCAAGCCGTTGCCCGAAGCATGGAAGAAGCTCGGCCAATGGCGGCTCGGCACGCTGCCGCTCGGCACGCGCCAGCGCTGGCTGTCCCCGGCGCGGCCGGTCGAAGGGCTTGTCCCGGCGCGGGCGATTGCCGTCGAAACGGTAGCGCGTCCCGGTGGACGGCGGGTGCGGCTGCGGCTTCAGAGCAATGGCGCTGACAGTATCGCTCTCACCGCCCCCGCAGGCGCAAAGCTCGCTGGGCTCGGTGTTCCGGGGCAGGTCCGGAGGATCGACGCGAAGCGCGCCAAGGGTCCTTACAGCCTCAGTTGCACCGGGCGTTCGTGCGATGGGCAGGTGGTCGAGCTGCTTGTCGGGCCGCAGCCGGTGAAGTTGCAGGTCACGGGCACCCGCTGGGCGCTTCCCGCCGCCGCCGCGCCGCTGGTGGCCGCGCGGCCCGCCAATGCCCGGCCGCAATATTCGCCCGATGCTACCATCACCATCGAGCGCATCCGGATCTGA
- the trmD gene encoding tRNA (guanosine(37)-N1)-methyltransferase TrmD, whose translation MTFRASVLTLYPDMFPGPLGTSLAGRALEGGKWSLDATNIRDFAIDKHRTVDDTPAGGGAGMVLRCDVLAAAIDSVADGRPILAMSPRGAPLTQGKVRDLVAGAGAIILCGRFEGFDERIFDARPVEPVSIGDYILSGGELGAMVLLDACVRLLPGVMGAPDSGVDESFETGLLEHPHYTRPQEWEGRTIPEVLRSGDHAKIARWRKARAIEDTRLRRPDLYERHGGVSQASPSGARQRDEGRSK comes from the coding sequence ATGACCTTCCGCGCCTCCGTCCTCACCCTCTACCCCGACATGTTTCCCGGCCCCCTCGGGACCAGCCTTGCCGGCCGCGCGCTGGAGGGTGGCAAGTGGAGCCTCGACGCAACCAACATCCGCGACTTCGCGATCGACAAACATCGCACCGTCGACGACACGCCGGCCGGCGGCGGGGCAGGGATGGTGCTGCGCTGCGACGTGCTTGCCGCGGCGATCGACAGTGTGGCCGACGGTCGCCCGATACTCGCCATGAGCCCCCGCGGAGCCCCGCTCACGCAGGGGAAAGTCCGCGATCTCGTGGCGGGAGCGGGCGCGATCATCCTGTGCGGCCGCTTCGAAGGCTTCGACGAACGCATCTTCGACGCCCGCCCGGTCGAACCCGTCTCGATCGGCGACTACATCCTGTCAGGCGGCGAACTCGGCGCGATGGTGCTGCTCGATGCTTGCGTTCGGCTGCTTCCCGGCGTAATGGGCGCCCCCGACAGCGGTGTGGACGAGAGCTTCGAAACGGGGCTGCTCGAACATCCGCATTATACCCGACCGCAAGAGTGGGAAGGGCGCACGATCCCCGAAGTGCTGCGATCGGGGGATCATGCGAAGATTGCCAGGTGGCGTAAAGCCCGGGCAATCGAGGATACACGGCTACGGCGGCCGGACCTGTACGAGCGCCATGGGGGTGTCTCGCAGGCGTCGCCCTCTGGTGCGCGGCAACGAGACGAAGGTAGAAGTAAGTGA
- a CDS encoding NAD(P)/FAD-dependent oxidoreductase gives MAFQEPHDVLIIGGGPAGLTAAIYLARFHLDIVVVDEGKSRASWIPCSHNHAGYPDGINGKELLELMRTQAQKYGTKIETGRVHRLDKDEDGLFTADCGAGPQRARAVLLATGLTNRKPPMDPELHDDAMARGLIRYCPICDGYEVTDKRVGIIGSGKGGVGEAIFLRSYTADVTLIAPDKKLEISADDRDKLEQAGVTLVDGPAEAIGCIEECITVDTAEGLLSFDSIYPALGSDTHTALAAMVGAEINEEDCCLVCDDKMRTSVEGLYAAGDVVHGLDQISHAMGEGGQAATTIRNDLAAKRPLFRQPVVPAENDSDRERVEEGEA, from the coding sequence ATGGCATTCCAAGAACCTCACGACGTCCTGATCATCGGCGGCGGCCCCGCCGGGCTGACCGCCGCCATCTATCTCGCCCGCTTCCACCTCGACATCGTGGTGGTCGACGAAGGCAAAAGCCGGGCGAGCTGGATCCCCTGCTCGCACAATCATGCCGGCTATCCCGACGGGATCAACGGCAAGGAATTGCTTGAACTGATGCGCACCCAGGCGCAGAAGTACGGCACCAAGATCGAGACCGGGCGCGTGCACCGGCTCGACAAGGACGAGGATGGGCTGTTCACCGCCGATTGCGGCGCCGGACCCCAGCGGGCGCGGGCCGTGTTGCTCGCGACCGGGCTTACCAACCGCAAGCCGCCGATGGACCCCGAGCTTCACGACGATGCGATGGCACGCGGGCTGATCCGTTATTGCCCGATCTGCGACGGCTATGAGGTCACCGACAAGCGCGTCGGGATCATCGGATCGGGCAAGGGCGGGGTCGGCGAGGCGATTTTCCTGCGCTCCTACACCGCCGACGTGACGCTGATCGCGCCCGACAAGAAACTCGAGATCAGCGCCGACGACCGCGACAAGCTCGAGCAGGCGGGCGTCACCCTGGTCGATGGTCCGGCCGAGGCGATCGGCTGCATCGAGGAGTGCATCACGGTCGACACTGCCGAGGGGCTATTGAGCTTCGACAGCATCTATCCGGCGCTCGGCTCCGACACGCACACCGCGCTGGCGGCGATGGTCGGGGCCGAGATCAATGAGGAGGATTGCTGCCTCGTCTGCGACGACAAGATGCGGACAAGCGTCGAGGGACTATATGCCGCCGGCGACGTGGTCCACGGGCTCGACCAGATCAGCCACGCGATGGGTGAAGGCGGACAGGCGGCGACTACCATCCGCAACGACCTTGCCGCCAAGCGCCCGCTGTTCCGGCAGCCGGTCGTCCCGGCAGAGAATGACAGCGATCGCGAGCGGGTCGAGGAAGGCGAGGCCTGA
- a CDS encoding alpha/beta hydrolase, whose protein sequence is MRAALFPLASLMSVVGASGPASAAPIDHLPALRGDYFALTSRSTGSTYHIYIRLPLDYTEQADKRYPVVYLLDGDSAFPMLAPQHLFMTIDDRTPEAILVGIAYGGFGPVNKRDRDFGEGAPAFEQFLVDQLLPQTEKRVRADPGRRVLVGQSFGGSFVLWNALSRPGLFWGRIASNPSFRFHADRFARPPARNSGSSGMLAVVSGTANNPQGRSGAIDWVNRQSAITPGWAVKRFDIEGGTHAADLGRAYRIALNWMLPPVPEKAPAPAH, encoded by the coding sequence ATGCGGGCCGCTCTCTTCCCCCTCGCGTCGCTTATGTCGGTCGTCGGCGCTTCCGGCCCGGCATCGGCGGCGCCGATCGACCATCTGCCGGCGCTTCGCGGTGATTATTTTGCACTGACGAGCCGATCAACCGGCTCCACCTATCACATCTACATCAGGCTGCCGCTCGACTATACGGAGCAGGCCGACAAACGTTATCCAGTCGTCTACCTGCTGGACGGCGATAGCGCGTTTCCGATGCTGGCGCCGCAGCACCTCTTCATGACCATCGACGACCGCACGCCCGAAGCCATTCTGGTCGGAATCGCCTATGGCGGGTTCGGCCCGGTCAACAAGCGGGATCGCGATTTCGGCGAGGGCGCGCCGGCGTTCGAGCAGTTCCTGGTCGACCAATTGCTTCCCCAGACAGAAAAACGCGTTCGAGCCGATCCCGGCCGGCGCGTGCTGGTCGGGCAATCCTTTGGCGGGAGCTTCGTCCTGTGGAATGCTCTTAGCCGTCCCGGACTGTTCTGGGGTCGGATCGCGAGCAATCCGTCGTTCCGTTTCCACGCCGATCGGTTCGCTCGGCCCCCTGCGAGGAATTCGGGGTCAAGCGGCATGCTTGCGGTCGTGAGCGGCACGGCCAATAATCCGCAAGGCCGCAGCGGAGCGATCGACTGGGTAAACCGGCAGTCGGCGATAACCCCGGGCTGGGCCGTGAAGCGCTTCGATATCGAGGGGGGAACCCATGCGGCCGATCTTGGCCGGGCTTATCGCATCGCGCTGAACTGGATGCTGCCGCCGGTGCCGGAAAAGGCCCCCGCCCCAGCGCACTGA
- a CDS encoding YihY/virulence factor BrkB family protein, whose amino-acid sequence MATAAAPSDKGRFATKPTEIPRPGWIEIAKRTWTEVGKDNVGIVAAGVAFYFFLALIPLLGATVLTYGLFASPEMVVRQAQGLTSFLPGEAAKLIGEQLLNVVETNDGKKGLGLAAAILLAFWGARNAAGAIVTALNIAYEESEKRGIVKSTLLALAMTLGAVLMAGVVGASIAILAAIERLLPDAGVVGRVLFSMLTYLLLAGFAAAAAATLYRYGPSRERARWTWLTPGSLFFAIVWLLLTLGFGFYVRNFASYGATYGALSSVIVLLTWLYLSSYVLIFGAELNSEVEHQTARDTTAKGSDKPMGTRGAWSADHVAAGTDETEGDSAALSDRPAVRPSPQSPATEASDEGRPYLTSRIVSRTGQLAGARKISMLSSGLATLGLGFLKKRGSEKTGAALLVTAAGLALLRRR is encoded by the coding sequence ATGGCCACTGCCGCCGCCCCTTCCGACAAGGGCCGCTTCGCCACCAAACCGACCGAAATCCCGCGGCCCGGCTGGATCGAGATCGCCAAGCGCACGTGGACAGAAGTCGGCAAGGACAATGTCGGAATCGTCGCGGCGGGGGTCGCCTTTTACTTCTTTCTCGCGCTGATCCCTCTACTTGGCGCCACCGTGCTGACCTACGGCCTGTTCGCTTCCCCCGAGATGGTGGTGCGGCAAGCGCAAGGGCTGACGTCGTTCCTGCCGGGCGAAGCGGCCAAGCTGATCGGTGAGCAGCTGCTGAACGTGGTCGAAACGAACGACGGCAAGAAGGGGCTCGGCTTGGCTGCGGCGATCCTTCTCGCCTTCTGGGGCGCGCGCAACGCGGCGGGGGCGATCGTGACCGCGCTCAATATTGCCTACGAAGAATCGGAAAAGCGCGGCATCGTCAAATCGACCTTGCTGGCGCTGGCGATGACCCTCGGCGCCGTGCTGATGGCGGGCGTGGTTGGCGCGTCCATCGCCATCCTTGCGGCGATCGAGCGACTGCTTCCCGACGCCGGGGTCGTGGGGCGGGTGCTATTCTCGATGCTCACGTACCTTCTTCTGGCAGGCTTTGCGGCGGCGGCAGCGGCGACACTCTATCGCTATGGCCCGAGCCGGGAGCGGGCGCGCTGGACGTGGCTGACCCCGGGATCGCTGTTCTTCGCGATCGTCTGGTTGCTGCTGACCCTGGGCTTCGGCTTCTACGTCCGCAATTTCGCCAGCTACGGCGCGACCTACGGAGCACTGTCGAGCGTGATCGTGCTGCTGACCTGGCTATACCTGTCGAGCTACGTCCTCATCTTCGGCGCCGAACTCAACAGCGAGGTCGAGCACCAGACTGCGCGCGACACCACCGCCAAGGGCAGCGACAAGCCGATGGGCACCCGCGGGGCGTGGAGCGCGGACCATGTCGCGGCGGGCACGGACGAGACCGAAGGCGACAGCGCGGCCCTTTCCGACCGCCCAGCCGTCCGGCCGTCCCCCCAGTCGCCCGCCACCGAAGCGTCCGACGAAGGCCGCCCGTATCTCACCAGCCGCATCGTCTCACGCACCGGGCAACTGGCCGGCGCGCGCAAAATCTCGATGCTGAGCTCCGGATTGGCAACTTTAGGCCTCGGCTTCCTCAAGAAACGCGGCAGCGAGAAAACGGGCGCGGCGCTTCTCGTCACTGCGGCCGGTCTGGCGCTTTTAAGGCGGCGCTGA